In Leptospira bouyouniensis, the sequence CGGTGTTTCCGGATTGAAAAACCACCAAGTTAGAATGGATGTTATTGGTAACAACATTTCTAACGTTAACACACATGGATTTAAAACAGAACGTGTAACGTTCCAAGATATGATCTCACAAGAATTACAAGGTGCATCTGAACCAAATGAAAGGATTGGGGGAACAAACCCAAAACAAGTTGGTCTTGGTTCACTGATTGCTGCCATTGATAAAATTATGACACAAGGTGCCTTACAAACAACCGGTAAAAATACAGACCTTGCGGTTTCTGGAGAAGGATTTTTTGTCGTTAAAGATGGTGACAAACAATTTTACACTCGAGCTGGTGCATTTAACGTTGATAAAAATGGTTTTTACGTAAACCCAGCTAACGGACTTAAAGTGCAAGGTTGGAATTCAAGACTTGATGAATCTGGAAACAAATACATTAACTCCGCAGGATCTCTCGAAGACATCGTAATCCCTCTTTATTCAAAAGAACCTGCTCGCGCTACGCAAAATGTTGACTTCCAATCAAACCTAAATGCAAGTGTCGCAGCTGTTCCTGCTGACGCAACTGAAGAAGACATCCAACGTTATATCAACGATCCAGACCCTCGCCAAAGAAGAGGTCACGTAACTTCCATTAATGTATACGATGAACTCGGTAACACCCGACAAATGGGAGTGGAGTTCTACAAAATGCGCGATAACGTTTGGAAGATGCGTTTTAAATTAGAAGATGCTAGTCAAGTTTCCGTCGACGTAAGTGGAACTGGTGGTGAAAACACAAGTGTCTCTGGGAATACTGAACTTGAAGTATCCTTTACTCCTGACGGCAAGATCATTAGTGTTTCTGACGGAGTGGATTCGCAAACAACGGGAAAACTAAAAGCGGACATTTCCTTCCGCATTCCTGGAAACCCAACTCCCCAAAAATTTAGCCTAAACCTCGGGGAAGCGGGTCTTGTAGGTGGTATCACTCAATTTTCATCAGATTTTACTACGAAAGCTGTGAAACAAGATGGTTACCCTATGGGTTACATGGAATCTTTTTCCATTGATAACACAGGAACAGTCACTGGAGTTTTCTCAAATGGCGTGCGCCAACCGCTCGCAAGAGTTGCACTTGCTAACTTTACAAACCCAGCAGGTCTTAACAAAGAAGGGGATACAATGTATAGTTTCTCTCTCAACTCTGGGGAAGCAAATATTGGGGAAGCTGGTAGCCAAGGGCGAGGAAAAATCAACGCAGGACTTCTTGAGATGTCAAACGTTGACCTTTCCGACCAATTCACAGATATGATCGTGACCCAAAGGGGATTCCAAGCAAACTCTCGAACCATTGTCACCTCTGACCAAATGATCCAAGAAGTTCTTGGTCTCAAACGATAAGGTGAATGAGAAGACGGGGGAAACCCCGTTTTTTCCTTGAGTTCTGCAAAATTCTAATAAAACTAGGTCAAACCAAACCATTTAGAATTTTGTCAATTGTCACGTTTCCAAAAAAATACCCTTCTTATATTCACACTCCTTACGGCTATCGCCTATGCTCCGTTATACTATTCTATTAAAAATGTAATTAAAAAAGAATCTTTACCAATTACATTAGAAACTCCTGAAACAGTTGTTTTTTTTAGTTTAGGTGAATTTGAGCCTAATGGGGATGGTGCCGATCCTAGAACTATTCGTATCCTGAATGAAATGTTGGATTTCCAATTCCAACAAACAACGGATGCAGTTTATTTGGGCAAACACTCTGAACTAAATTTATCAAAACAAAATCGATCCGAAATCATTTTATCTGGGACATTTGATTGGGAAGAAAAGGGAATTAAATTTGCACCTAAATTACGTTATGTGGAATCAAAATCAATCATAGAAGGAAAATCTATTTTTGTTAGATATGAAGACAGGGGGTCGCTTGTTTTAAAAATTCAATCCTCATTAACACATTTACTCGATGAAACGATCCGTTTGAAGCGACTTATCAAAAGAAATCCAAAATGGACCTATGTTTTTGAGGAACAAATTTTATCAGAGTCTGAATTTGTTAAACTTTCCGCATACGATGCAAATGGAAGTTCAGAGAATAGAAAAAATTATTTTCAATCCATTGACTTTAAAATAGACTTTAGTGAATGGTTGCGATACCAATTCCGATTGGAAAAACAATCAGAAGAGAATCTAAAAGAAATTTGGAAAGAGGTGGGAGCAAATCCTAAGATAACACCATTTATAAGATTTCAAATAGCAAAAAACAT encodes:
- the flgE gene encoding flagellar hook protein FlgE — encoded protein: MMRSLYSGVSGLKNHQVRMDVIGNNISNVNTHGFKTERVTFQDMISQELQGASEPNERIGGTNPKQVGLGSLIAAIDKIMTQGALQTTGKNTDLAVSGEGFFVVKDGDKQFYTRAGAFNVDKNGFYVNPANGLKVQGWNSRLDESGNKYINSAGSLEDIVIPLYSKEPARATQNVDFQSNLNASVAAVPADATEEDIQRYINDPDPRQRRGHVTSINVYDELGNTRQMGVEFYKMRDNVWKMRFKLEDASQVSVDVSGTGGENTSVSGNTELEVSFTPDGKIISVSDGVDSQTTGKLKADISFRIPGNPTPQKFSLNLGEAGLVGGITQFSSDFTTKAVKQDGYPMGYMESFSIDNTGTVTGVFSNGVRQPLARVALANFTNPAGLNKEGDTMYSFSLNSGEANIGEAGSQGRGKINAGLLEMSNVDLSDQFTDMIVTQRGFQANSRTIVTSDQMIQEVLGLKR